One Deltaproteobacteria bacterium HGW-Deltaproteobacteria-4 genomic window carries:
- a CDS encoding amino acid dehydrogenase: protein MPPHGIEEKTERPTTPAKTIHINRTTNRRWLRAEMNPYFFTAIADEPEALALLERELDTLRFNRHIVLADREKSLILATLNSPGSLYKTLQRFPEREISYAMFAHSTSPVIGTEHTLEIQRFEFDRKSNEEVNAAKEVLIPEPLRKKIFTAVRKNYPTFKLNALDRLLHILWINNEGYLRNASPLRIAQVLNVFHMGNRNNGLYLDVEPNHDCSESRVHFAVGNPPQRDFLLQVMEVFNRLDLGINRAYCLTISNGIHPYFLATFHVLRRDGNLLCRGDEIFNRLQQELANAQLLSTKSLLYNNFVRTGTIRGEDATLINAFIAFCHTNLAHSRPDHFKLPEVRDAFLSHPQISLQLTALFRQRLAPDIEERDSGYQMLMTAAIATITEFNTGHRHLDEIRRTIFHCALSFIRHTLKTNFFILEKQALAFRLDPAYLLELPVEAVADLPKATPFRITFFFNRFGFGYHIGFSDIARGGWRTVIARSKDDYVANAETLFRENFVLAHTQHLKNKDIYEGGSKLVTLLNAADLTARERVMETWRLYKLQYGITNAFLDIFVTEQGVAKHPAVVDYYRQEEAIELGPDENMHDEMIEAIADLSRRRGYILGIGIMSSKKIGINHKEYGVTSTGVVKFAEIAMREVGIDIDRDPYALKITGGPNGDVAGNALRLLLERSPRVAIRLILDGTAALFDPSGANHAELKRIILQHDLDAFDPQRLHPGGFLLLRSGIRRDGLQNLYCKMVMTSAGLVEEWIPIDQFARTYTDLVFTVAADLFIPAGGRPETIDKENCEKFFLADGTPSAQVIVEGANSFLTPEARVQLQRRGILIMRDASANKCGVISSSYEVIANLLLSNEEFLEHKETYVSDVLAILEKRAQDEAELILRRRRTESTLLCTEISDALSTEINANYARLFRFFQSRPELCKQTLYRRTILAHLPALIRNDPRLRQRIIRLPEKYRFAILAAEIGSSLVYQGESETDFADMIRTHLTRKFAHG from the coding sequence ATGCCCCCCCATGGTATTGAGGAAAAAACCGAGCGTCCCACGACTCCCGCGAAAACGATCCATATCAACCGGACAACAAACCGCCGCTGGTTGCGGGCAGAGATGAATCCGTATTTTTTCACCGCCATTGCAGATGAACCGGAAGCCTTGGCCCTGCTTGAACGGGAACTCGACACCCTGCGCTTCAATCGTCACATCGTCCTGGCTGACCGGGAGAAGTCGTTGATCCTTGCCACCCTCAACAGTCCGGGATCTCTTTACAAGACGTTGCAGCGCTTCCCCGAAAGAGAGATCTCTTATGCCATGTTTGCCCACTCGACCAGTCCGGTGATCGGGACGGAGCACACGCTTGAGATTCAGCGCTTTGAGTTTGACCGCAAAAGCAATGAAGAGGTGAATGCGGCCAAAGAGGTGTTAATTCCGGAGCCTTTGCGGAAGAAAATCTTCACGGCTGTGCGCAAAAACTACCCCACTTTCAAGTTAAATGCTCTCGACCGCCTGCTGCACATCCTCTGGATCAACAACGAAGGCTACCTGCGCAATGCCTCGCCGCTGCGTATCGCCCAGGTCCTGAATGTCTTTCACATGGGGAACAGGAACAACGGTCTGTATCTCGATGTGGAGCCGAATCATGATTGCAGCGAATCGCGGGTGCACTTTGCCGTCGGCAATCCGCCGCAGCGCGATTTTCTCCTCCAGGTCATGGAGGTCTTCAACCGTCTCGATCTCGGGATCAATCGCGCTTACTGCCTGACGATCAGCAACGGCATCCACCCATACTTTCTGGCAACCTTCCATGTCCTACGCCGCGACGGCAACCTCCTCTGCCGCGGTGACGAGATCTTTAACCGCCTGCAGCAGGAACTGGCCAATGCCCAGCTCCTCTCCACCAAGAGTCTCCTTTACAACAATTTTGTCCGTACCGGCACAATAAGAGGCGAAGACGCCACTTTGATCAATGCTTTCATTGCTTTTTGTCACACCAATCTCGCCCACAGCCGCCCCGACCACTTCAAGCTTCCCGAGGTGCGGGATGCTTTTCTCTCCCACCCTCAGATCTCCCTGCAATTAACGGCCCTCTTTCGCCAACGCCTCGCACCGGACATCGAGGAACGCGACAGCGGCTACCAAATGCTCATGACGGCGGCGATCGCCACGATCACCGAGTTTAATACCGGTCACCGCCATCTTGACGAAATCCGCCGGACGATCTTTCACTGTGCCCTCTCCTTTATCCGCCACACGCTCAAAACCAACTTCTTTATCCTCGAAAAGCAGGCCCTCGCCTTCCGCCTCGACCCGGCTTATCTCCTGGAACTCCCCGTCGAGGCCGTTGCCGATCTGCCCAAGGCCACTCCTTTCCGCATTACCTTCTTCTTCAACCGCTTCGGCTTCGGCTACCATATCGGCTTTTCCGACATCGCCCGGGGCGGCTGGAGAACGGTGATCGCCCGCAGCAAAGACGACTATGTTGCCAACGCCGAGACCCTCTTTCGCGAAAATTTCGTCCTGGCGCACACCCAGCATCTCAAGAACAAGGATATCTACGAAGGGGGCTCGAAGCTTGTCACCCTCCTCAACGCAGCCGATCTCACCGCCAGAGAACGGGTCATGGAGACTTGGCGCCTCTACAAATTGCAGTACGGCATCACCAACGCCTTTCTCGATATCTTCGTCACCGAACAGGGGGTCGCCAAACACCCGGCGGTTGTCGACTATTATCGCCAGGAGGAAGCGATCGAGCTCGGCCCGGACGAAAACATGCACGACGAAATGATTGAGGCCATCGCCGACCTTTCCCGCCGCCGCGGCTACATCCTCGGCATCGGCATCATGTCGAGCAAAAAGATCGGCATCAACCACAAGGAGTATGGCGTCACCTCGACAGGAGTGGTGAAGTTTGCCGAAATCGCCATGCGCGAAGTCGGCATCGATATCGACCGCGACCCTTATGCCCTCAAAATCACCGGCGGCCCGAATGGCGACGTGGCCGGCAATGCCCTGCGCCTTCTTCTTGAACGCTCACCGCGGGTCGCCATCCGCCTCATCCTTGATGGCACGGCCGCCCTCTTCGACCCCAGCGGCGCCAACCATGCGGAGCTGAAGCGCATCATCCTGCAACACGATCTCGACGCCTTCGACCCGCAACGCCTCCACCCTGGCGGCTTCCTCCTCCTCCGCTCCGGAATTCGCCGCGACGGTTTACAAAACCTTTATTGCAAAATGGTGATGACCAGCGCCGGCCTCGTCGAAGAGTGGATCCCCATCGACCAATTCGCCCGGACCTATACTGATCTGGTCTTTACCGTTGCCGCCGACCTCTTCATTCCCGCGGGCGGCCGCCCGGAAACGATCGACAAGGAGAACTGTGAAAAGTTTTTCCTGGCCGACGGCACTCCCTCTGCCCAGGTTATTGTCGAGGGGGCCAACTCCTTCCTGACCCCGGAAGCGCGGGTGCAGCTGCAACGGCGCGGCATCCTCATCATGCGGGACGCCTCGGCCAATAAATGCGGGGTGATTTCCTCCTCCTACGAAGTCATAGCCAATCTCCTTCTCTCCAACGAAGAGTTTCTCGAGCATAAGGAGACGTATGTCAGCGACGTCCTTGCCATCCTGGAAAAACGCGCCCAAGACGAAGCGGAACTGATTCTCCGTCGACGCCGCACCGAGTCGACCCTGTTGTGTACAGAGATCTCTGACGCCCTGAGCACCGAGATCAATGCCAACTATGCCCGCCTCTTTCGCTTCTTTCAGAGCCGACCGGAGCTATGCAAGCAGACTCTTTATCGTCGGACAATCCTGGCGCACCTCCCGGCGCTGATCCGCAACGATCCCAGATTGCGTCAGCGAATTATCCGCCTCCCCGAAAAGTACCGCTTCGCCATCCTTGCCGCGGAAATCGGTTCATCGCTGGTTTATCAGGGGGAGAGCGAGACAGACTTTGCGGACATGATTCGCACGCATCTGACCCGGAAATTTGCCCACGGTTAA
- a CDS encoding cytochrome C, with translation MKNLVIAAMLVVFASSATLAADTVVLKAKNGDVTFNHKAHSDNLKDCTICHGAAKPGKIELDKEKGHALCKDCHTKSAQGPTKCGDCHKKG, from the coding sequence ATGAAAAACCTTGTTATTGCCGCCATGCTCGTTGTCTTCGCCAGCAGCGCCACCCTTGCCGCCGACACCGTCGTGCTCAAAGCAAAAAATGGCGATGTCACCTTCAACCACAAAGCTCATTCAGACAATCTGAAAGATTGCACGATCTGCCACGGCGCCGCCAAACCGGGGAAAATTGAACTCGATAAAGAAAAAGGTCATGCCCTTTGCAAAGATTGCCATACCAAGAGCGCCCAAGGCCCGACCAAATGTGGCGATTGCCACAAAAAAGGATAA
- a CDS encoding thiol peroxidase: MEERSNIVTFKGNPATLLGPDIKIGDPAPEFRVVDNALQAVTLASNLGRVQLITVVPSIDTPVCDTMTRKFNEKAAQLPESVVILTVSVDLPFAQKRWCGNAGVDKIKTVSDYQDRSFGLNYGLLLKELKLLARAVYVIDKDGKVAYREIVKEVTAEPDYDAALAAAIKLA; this comes from the coding sequence ATTGAAGAGCGCTCTAACATTGTTACCTTTAAAGGAAACCCCGCGACCCTGCTAGGACCTGATATCAAGATTGGCGACCCGGCCCCGGAATTCCGTGTCGTTGACAACGCCTTGCAAGCGGTGACACTGGCAAGCAATCTCGGCAGAGTACAACTCATCACGGTTGTCCCTTCAATCGACACCCCGGTCTGCGATACCATGACCCGAAAGTTCAACGAAAAGGCAGCACAGCTGCCAGAGAGCGTTGTCATCCTTACTGTCAGTGTCGACCTCCCCTTTGCTCAGAAACGTTGGTGCGGTAATGCCGGCGTCGACAAAATCAAGACTGTTTCGGATTATCAGGATCGCTCCTTTGGCCTGAACTACGGGCTCCTACTCAAGGAACTTAAGCTCTTGGCCCGAGCTGTTTATGTCATCGACAAAGACGGGAAGGTGGCATATCGGGAGATTGTCAAAGAGGTAACCGCTGAACCTGATTACGACGCCGCACTCGCTGCTGCAATCAAGCTCGCCTGA
- the rpsU gene encoding 30S ribosomal protein S21: MEIQVIDNNVEKAIRVLKRKLQQEGLFREMKQRKFYEKPSVKRKRKEKEAQRRLRKKQRLMRPE; this comes from the coding sequence TTGGAAATCCAAGTTATTGATAATAACGTTGAGAAAGCCATTCGTGTGCTCAAGCGTAAGCTTCAGCAGGAAGGGCTCTTTCGTGAAATGAAACAGCGTAAATTTTACGAAAAACCGAGCGTTAAACGCAAGCGCAAGGAGAAGGAAGCACAGCGTCGTCTTCGCAAGAAACAACGCTTGATGCGTCCAGAATAA
- a CDS encoding leucyl/phenylalanyl-tRNA--protein transferase, with the protein MPVFRLGTEILFPPPRLAEENGLLAIGGDLSPQRLILAYSQGIFPWYNAGEPILWWSPMPRCVLLPGEFYLSRSLRQSLRTGQYRISVDQSFAAVIRACATSGKRRMSGTWITTEMVAAYEELFTLGFCHSVEVWAGQELVGGLYGVSLGRSFFGESMFHIRTDASKIALYFLCQTLFNSNFVMIDMQLPTPHLLSLGGRILEREDFESLLKDAFELSNSLSSPFPDQVLGM; encoded by the coding sequence GTGCCGGTCTTTCGTCTCGGCACTGAAATTCTTTTTCCGCCGCCGCGACTGGCCGAAGAAAATGGTCTTCTGGCGATCGGTGGCGATCTCTCGCCGCAACGACTCATTCTTGCTTATTCTCAAGGTATTTTCCCTTGGTATAATGCCGGCGAACCGATCCTTTGGTGGTCGCCGATGCCCCGTTGTGTCCTCCTTCCCGGCGAGTTTTACCTCTCCCGCTCTCTGCGTCAATCTTTGCGAACCGGACAATATCGCATCAGCGTCGATCAGTCCTTTGCCGCGGTTATTCGCGCTTGTGCCACGAGTGGCAAGCGCCGGATGTCGGGGACCTGGATTACTACAGAGATGGTCGCCGCCTACGAAGAACTTTTTACCCTCGGTTTTTGTCACTCTGTGGAAGTTTGGGCAGGGCAGGAATTGGTTGGTGGACTTTACGGGGTGAGTCTCGGGCGTTCTTTTTTTGGAGAATCGATGTTTCATATCCGCACCGATGCCTCTAAGATAGCTCTATATTTCCTGTGCCAAACGCTTTTTAATAGTAATTTTGTCATGATCGATATGCAGTTACCGACCCCCCATCTCCTCTCCCTTGGCGGAAGGATCCTCGAGCGTGAGGATTTTGAGTCACTACTCAAGGATGCTTTTGAATTGAGCAACAGCCTGAGCAGTCCATTTCCTGATCAGGTGCTTGGAATGTAA
- the clpA gene encoding ATP-dependent Clp protease ATP-binding subunit ClpA: protein MFNADVQITFSLAVREAQRRRHEFLSTEHVLYALLFEDRGLEILRSCGGDPDILKQLLEEYFSSHIETLPVATDGVPEQTVALQRVLQRTVLHMQSSGRKEVGVGDILAAILDERDCYAAHFLEEQGISRVDVLNYISHGVSRAAQHESSENTGQPSVEERPTETKEGKRKAKDPLAGFVVDLVARARTGKIDPIIGRESELRRTIQTLCRRRKNNPLLVGDPGVGKTALAEGLALRIVQGDIPQLLADAEIFSLDMGALLAGTKFRGDFEERLKAVIVAISKRPNAILFIDEIHTVIGAGATSGGTLDAANILKPVLASGEIRCIGSTTFEEYKNSFDKDRALSRRFQKIDILEPSIEESIAILKGLSSRYAAFHGVLYSEEAIVAAVELSARHINFRFLPDKAIDVLDEAGAAFRTQPRSRKLINIKDIEAVVAAIARIPLRSVTTEDRRRLKTLARDIKRTIFGQDAAVNTLCRSVLRARAGLGHPDRPQGAFLLTGPTGVGKTEVARQLAENLGVDFVRFDMSEYMEKHSVSRLIGAPPGYVGFDQGGLLTDTVVRNPYAVILLDEIEKAHPDVFNILLQVMDHGSLTDNNGRKADFRHVILIMTSNAGAREMSAAPIGFGNLLSSGPKQEVERLFSPEFRNRLTAIISFDRLTEGVMLKVVDKFLAELQSRLTERNVRLNVNLAARKILARRGYDPAFGARPLARLIEVEIGDPLSAAILFGPLAQKGGQVNVAGHDERLTLSFN from the coding sequence ATGTTCAATGCTGATGTTCAAATTACTTTTTCTCTGGCTGTCCGCGAGGCACAGCGCCGTCGGCATGAGTTTCTCTCCACGGAGCACGTCCTTTATGCTCTTCTTTTTGAAGATCGTGGTTTGGAGATTTTGCGCTCTTGCGGTGGTGATCCGGACATCCTTAAACAGTTGCTGGAAGAGTACTTTTCCAGCCATATCGAGACCCTCCCTGTCGCTACGGATGGTGTCCCGGAGCAGACCGTTGCCTTGCAGCGGGTTTTGCAGCGAACTGTACTCCATATGCAGTCCTCCGGACGCAAGGAAGTGGGCGTCGGCGATATTCTTGCTGCCATCCTTGATGAACGCGATTGCTATGCAGCCCATTTTCTTGAGGAGCAAGGGATATCCCGTGTCGATGTTCTCAACTACATCAGCCATGGTGTTTCGCGAGCGGCTCAACACGAATCATCGGAAAATACCGGGCAGCCGTCAGTAGAAGAACGCCCGACAGAGACGAAAGAAGGCAAGAGGAAGGCCAAAGATCCTCTCGCGGGTTTTGTTGTTGACCTTGTTGCTCGTGCACGCACTGGCAAGATTGATCCAATCATCGGTCGAGAAAGTGAATTACGCCGCACCATCCAGACCCTTTGCCGTCGCCGAAAAAATAATCCTTTACTGGTCGGGGATCCCGGCGTTGGCAAGACCGCACTTGCTGAGGGATTGGCACTGCGAATTGTTCAGGGCGATATCCCGCAATTGCTGGCGGATGCCGAAATTTTCAGTCTTGATATGGGGGCGCTCCTGGCTGGAACCAAGTTCCGTGGCGATTTTGAAGAGCGGCTCAAGGCGGTCATTGTTGCCATCAGTAAACGCCCCAATGCGATTCTATTTATCGACGAGATCCATACGGTCATCGGTGCGGGTGCTACTTCTGGCGGGACCCTGGACGCCGCTAATATCCTTAAGCCCGTCCTTGCTTCCGGTGAAATCCGCTGTATCGGTTCAACCACTTTTGAAGAGTACAAAAACTCTTTTGACAAAGATCGCGCCCTTTCCCGCCGTTTTCAGAAGATCGATATTCTTGAGCCCTCCATTGAAGAGTCAATTGCTATTCTCAAGGGGCTAAGCAGCCGCTATGCCGCCTTTCACGGTGTCCTTTACTCAGAAGAGGCCATCGTTGCCGCGGTAGAACTTTCAGCCCGGCATATCAATTTTCGTTTTCTGCCGGATAAAGCCATTGATGTCCTGGATGAAGCCGGTGCCGCCTTCCGTACGCAACCGCGCTCTCGCAAGCTGATTAACATCAAGGATATTGAAGCGGTTGTTGCCGCGATTGCGCGCATACCCCTGCGCAGCGTCACGACAGAGGATCGCCGTCGACTCAAGACTTTGGCCAGAGACATCAAGCGCACCATCTTTGGTCAGGATGCGGCGGTGAACACCCTCTGCCGGAGTGTTTTACGAGCACGAGCTGGCCTCGGTCATCCTGATCGTCCGCAAGGTGCGTTTCTTCTCACCGGGCCAACCGGCGTCGGCAAGACTGAAGTTGCAAGACAATTGGCGGAAAATCTCGGCGTCGATTTTGTCCGTTTCGACATGAGTGAATATATGGAGAAGCATTCAGTCTCCCGCTTGATCGGTGCCCCTCCGGGATACGTCGGCTTTGACCAAGGGGGGCTGTTGACCGATACGGTCGTGCGCAATCCTTATGCAGTCATCCTTCTTGATGAAATAGAGAAGGCTCATCCTGACGTTTTCAATATTCTGTTGCAGGTGATGGATCACGGCAGTCTCACAGACAACAATGGGCGTAAAGCAGATTTTCGCCATGTTATTCTGATCATGACCAGCAACGCTGGAGCGCGGGAGATGAGTGCCGCACCGATCGGTTTTGGCAATTTATTGTCTTCGGGACCGAAGCAGGAGGTCGAACGCCTCTTCTCACCGGAATTCCGCAATCGCTTAACTGCAATCATCTCTTTTGATCGCTTGACCGAAGGGGTGATGTTGAAGGTGGTTGATAAATTTCTTGCGGAGCTGCAGTCCCGCTTGACCGAGCGGAATGTCCGCCTGAATGTGAATTTAGCAGCCCGTAAGATTTTAGCCCGGCGCGGTTACGATCCGGCATTTGGAGCGCGCCCCCTGGCCCGTTTAATCGAGGTAGAAATCGGTGATCCATTGTCTGCTGCTATTCTCTTTGGTCCGTTGGCACAAAAGGGCGGGCAGGTGAATGTTGCGGGACATGATGAACGGCTCACCTTGAGTTTTAACTGA
- a CDS encoding ATP-dependent Clp protease adaptor ClpS, with protein sequence MTKTIATPLIGNATLKKLRKEKPKLFKVFMHNDDYTSMDFVVDVLQSIFHKESVEAISLMLRIHHCGQTLCGLYPFEIAETKVEKVHKLAREAGFPLRCTLEPE encoded by the coding sequence ATGACAAAGACGATCGCAACCCCGCTAATTGGAAATGCGACCCTAAAAAAACTCCGAAAAGAAAAGCCGAAGTTGTTTAAGGTTTTTATGCATAACGACGATTATACGTCGATGGATTTTGTTGTTGATGTTTTGCAGTCGATTTTTCATAAAGAGAGTGTTGAAGCAATATCTTTGATGCTACGGATTCACCATTGCGGCCAAACTTTGTGCGGTCTATACCCCTTTGAAATTGCTGAGACAAAAGTTGAAAAGGTCCATAAGCTGGCGCGAGAGGCTGGATTTCCACTTCGCTGTACTCTCGAACCCGAGTAA
- a CDS encoding 50S ribosomal protein L17 encodes MRHNKSGKRLGRNTPHRNAMLRNMVTSLLDHEKITTTDARAKELRKVVDRMITLGKRGDLHARRQVLNVIRDQKVVAKLFEQIGPRYKDRPGGYTRIIKVGSRLGDNAPQSIIALVEEEMTSQVSPIAEA; translated from the coding sequence ATGCGTCATAATAAATCCGGTAAGCGGCTTGGCCGTAATACCCCTCACCGTAATGCAATGCTTCGTAACATGGTTACGTCGTTGTTGGATCATGAAAAAATTACTACTACAGACGCTCGCGCTAAAGAGTTGCGCAAAGTTGTTGACCGGATGATTACCTTGGGAAAACGTGGTGATCTTCATGCCCGTCGTCAGGTTCTTAACGTGATTCGCGACCAAAAGGTTGTTGCAAAACTTTTTGAACAGATTGGTCCACGGTACAAGGATCGTCCTGGCGGTTACACACGCATTATTAAAGTCGGATCACGCCTTGGTGATAATGCTCCTCAGTCGATCATTGCGCTGGTAGAAGAGGAAATGACTTCTCAGGTAAGTCCTATCGCAGAAGCATAA
- a CDS encoding DNA-directed RNA polymerase subunit alpha, giving the protein MHNNWRDLIMPKRLQVETDTLTDTYGKFTAEPFERGFGTTLGNSLRRVLLSSLQGAAIMSVRVKGVLHEFSTIPGVTEDVTEIILNLKGVRLKLHGNDCRSIRIVKKGAGAITAGDIISDANVVVLNPGHHIATCSKEADVEMDMVVGLGKGYVPADRNRDERAPVSTIPIDAIFSPIKKIDYSVTNARVGQITDYDKLTLEVTTDGSVRPDDAVAYAAKILKEQLQIFINFDEDSEPATLVTGDESRRINENLYRSVDELELSVRSANCLKNADIHMIGELVQRSEAEMLKTQNFGRKSLNEIKDILADMGLTLGMKVDNFPDPEYMKMIQKGSEEA; this is encoded by the coding sequence ATGCACAATAACTGGCGCGATCTGATTATGCCGAAGCGTCTTCAGGTTGAAACAGATACTTTGACTGATACGTACGGCAAGTTTACAGCTGAACCGTTTGAGCGTGGTTTCGGAACAACTTTAGGCAATTCTTTGCGGCGCGTTCTCTTGTCGTCGTTGCAGGGTGCTGCCATTATGTCTGTTCGGGTTAAGGGAGTTCTTCATGAGTTCTCGACGATTCCCGGCGTGACAGAAGATGTGACAGAAATTATTCTTAACCTTAAAGGGGTGCGACTCAAGCTTCACGGCAATGATTGCCGTTCGATTCGTATTGTAAAAAAAGGTGCAGGGGCGATCACTGCTGGCGATATAATTAGTGACGCTAATGTTGTGGTTCTTAACCCTGGGCACCATATTGCAACATGTTCTAAAGAAGCTGATGTAGAAATGGATATGGTTGTGGGTCTTGGTAAGGGATATGTTCCTGCTGACCGTAACCGTGATGAGCGGGCGCCGGTAAGTACTATTCCTATTGATGCCATCTTTTCACCAATCAAGAAGATTGATTATTCCGTAACAAATGCACGCGTCGGTCAAATTACCGACTATGACAAGTTAACCCTTGAAGTTACTACGGACGGAAGTGTCCGTCCTGACGATGCAGTCGCTTATGCAGCGAAAATTCTTAAGGAACAACTGCAGATTTTTATCAATTTTGATGAAGATTCCGAGCCTGCGACGTTGGTCACCGGTGATGAGAGTCGCCGTATTAACGAAAATCTTTATCGTAGTGTTGATGAACTCGAACTCTCTGTTCGCAGCGCTAACTGTCTTAAAAATGCCGATATTCACATGATTGGCGAGTTGGTGCAAAGAAGTGAAGCAGAGATGCTTAAGACCCAGAATTTTGGTCGTAAGTCGTTGAATGAAATCAAGGACATTTTGGCTGATATGGGACTGACTTTAGGGATGAAGGTCGATAACTTTCCTGATCCCGAATACATGAAAATGATCCAGAAGGGGAGCGAAGAGGCTTAA
- a CDS encoding 30S ribosomal protein S4, producing MARYTGPVCRLCRREGMKLFLKGDRCYTEKCALERRSYAPGQHGQGRTKVSDYGTQLREKQRVRRTYGVLEGQFRSYFAKADRMKGVTGETLLMLLESRLDSTVYRMGFATSRTEARMLVRQGHFLVNNRRVNIPSYQLRVGDEVSLREKSQQVVRVNEALDGVMRRGLPSWVELDRKAFKGIVKTQPVREEMTTPTFQEHLIVELYSK from the coding sequence TTGGCTAGATATACTGGACCGGTCTGCCGTTTGTGCAGAAGGGAAGGCATGAAACTGTTCCTTAAAGGGGACAGATGTTATACAGAAAAATGTGCGCTAGAGCGTCGCAGTTATGCTCCAGGACAGCATGGTCAGGGCCGAACAAAGGTGTCTGACTATGGTACACAGTTACGTGAAAAACAGCGCGTTCGTCGCACTTACGGTGTCCTTGAAGGCCAGTTTCGTTCTTATTTCGCAAAAGCGGATCGGATGAAGGGCGTCACTGGTGAAACGCTGTTGATGCTCCTTGAAAGTCGTCTGGACAGTACTGTTTACCGCATGGGTTTTGCGACATCACGGACAGAGGCTCGCATGCTTGTTCGCCAAGGACATTTCCTTGTCAATAATCGTCGAGTCAACATCCCATCATATCAACTTCGCGTTGGTGATGAAGTTTCACTTCGTGAAAAGAGCCAGCAGGTCGTACGGGTCAACGAAGCTCTGGACGGTGTCATGCGCAGAGGGCTGCCTTCGTGGGTAGAACTTGATCGTAAAGCATTTAAAGGGATTGTAAAGACTCAACCGGTTCGTGAAGAAATGACGACTCCGACCTTCCAGGAACATCTGATTGTCGAGCTTTACTCGAAGTAA
- a CDS encoding 30S ribosomal protein S11, giving the protein MAKASSKKVVRKTKEKKNVANGVVHIQATFNNTIVTISDVSGNVLSWSSCGTKGFKGSRKSTPFAAQMAAEDAAKKAQEHGLRSVEVYVKGPGSGRESALRALQATGLNVTMIKDVTPIPHNGCRPPKRRRV; this is encoded by the coding sequence ATGGCTAAGGCTTCCAGTAAGAAGGTCGTCAGAAAGACCAAAGAAAAAAAGAATGTAGCTAACGGAGTAGTACATATTCAAGCGACATTCAATAACACGATTGTTACCATCAGTGACGTATCGGGTAATGTTCTTTCCTGGTCAAGTTGCGGGACAAAAGGATTTAAAGGTTCTCGTAAAAGCACTCCTTTTGCAGCGCAAATGGCGGCAGAGGATGCAGCCAAGAAAGCTCAAGAGCATGGACTTCGCAGTGTTGAAGTTTATGTCAAGGGTCCAGGGTCCGGGCGTGAGTCTGCTTTACGAGCTCTTCAGGCAACCGGCTTGAACGTTACAATGATTAAGGACGTTACACCCATCCCCCATAATGGCTGTCGTCCTCCCAAGCGTAGAAGAGTTTAG
- a CDS encoding 30S ribosomal protein S13 — protein MARIAGIDIPRNKRIEVALTYIYGIGRTTSQKILGKAGINLNARTDSLTEAEVGQIRDVIDREFKVEGDLRRDVTASIKRLMDLGCYRGLRHRRGLPVRGQKTKTNARTRKGPRKTVAGKKK, from the coding sequence TTGGCACGTATCGCTGGTATTGACATACCCAGAAACAAGCGGATAGAGGTTGCGCTTACCTATATTTATGGTATTGGCCGGACAACTTCGCAGAAGATCCTTGGCAAGGCCGGGATTAACTTGAATGCCCGTACTGACAGTTTGACTGAGGCAGAAGTCGGTCAAATTCGTGATGTTATCGACCGTGAGTTCAAAGTAGAAGGCGATTTACGTCGTGATGTCACAGCAAGCATCAAACGTCTCATGGATCTCGGGTGTTATCGTGGTCTTCGTCATCGTCGTGGCTTGCCGGTTCGTGGACAGAAAACCAAGACAAATGCGCGTACTCGTAAAGGCCCGCGTAAAACAGTCGCCGGCAAGAAGAAATAA
- a CDS encoding 50S ribosomal protein L36, which produces MKVRASVKTICVKCKVVKRKGIVRIICENPKHKQKQG; this is translated from the coding sequence ATGAAAGTTCGAGCTTCAGTCAAGACTATCTGCGTAAAGTGCAAGGTTGTTAAACGTAAAGGGATCGTGCGGATCATTTGCGAAAATCCCAAGCACAAGCAGAAACAGGGATAA